The proteins below come from a single Tsuneonella deserti genomic window:
- a CDS encoding enoyl-CoA hydratase, with the protein MTDLVLLEIADGIATVTLNRPEAMNALSKALRHRLFEVMRTVDADPAVRAVILTGAGTRAFTAGLDLKELGSTEGALGAANAEGADENPVKAIESCRKPVIGAINGVAITGGFEVALACDVLLASEDARFADTHARVGVVPGWGLSQKLSRMIGISRAKELSFTGNFIDAVTAERWGLVNRVVPRGQLLPEARRLASDMAGIDPAFLAGYKALIDDGYAASFGDGLALEHARSSAANRGVRPEEVEARRSAIQARGRDQA; encoded by the coding sequence ATGACCGACCTCGTTCTCCTGGAAATCGCAGACGGAATCGCCACCGTCACCCTCAACCGGCCAGAGGCGATGAACGCGCTCTCAAAGGCGCTTCGTCACCGCTTGTTCGAGGTAATGCGCACCGTCGATGCCGATCCGGCGGTGCGGGCGGTGATCCTGACCGGGGCCGGCACCCGCGCCTTTACCGCCGGGCTCGACCTCAAGGAGCTGGGATCGACCGAGGGTGCGCTCGGCGCGGCCAACGCGGAAGGGGCCGACGAGAACCCGGTCAAGGCGATCGAAAGCTGCCGCAAGCCCGTGATCGGGGCGATCAACGGGGTGGCGATTACCGGGGGTTTCGAAGTGGCGCTCGCCTGCGACGTGCTGCTCGCGAGCGAGGATGCGCGCTTTGCCGATACCCACGCGCGGGTCGGGGTCGTGCCGGGCTGGGGCTTGTCGCAGAAGCTTAGCCGGATGATCGGCATCAGCCGCGCCAAGGAACTGAGCTTCACCGGCAATTTCATCGACGCGGTCACCGCCGAGCGCTGGGGGCTCGTCAACCGGGTTGTCCCGCGCGGGCAACTCCTGCCCGAGGCGCGGCGGCTGGCGTCCGACATGGCGGGCATCGATCCCGCATTCCTCGCCGGGTACAAGGCGCTGATCGACGACGGCTACGCGGCGAGCTTCGGAGATGGGCTGGCGCTTGAGCACGCACGATCGAGCGCGGCGAACCGGGGCGTCCGGCCCGAGGAAGTCGAGGCGCGAAGATCGGCGATCCAGGCGCGCGGGCGCGACCAGGCCTGA
- a CDS encoding glutamate synthase subunit beta, whose translation MGKITGFLEHERKDRGYADPRERVRHYKEFIVPHPEPDLRLQAARCMDCGIPFCHTGCPVNNLIPDWNHLVYEADWKDALDSLHSTNNFPEFTGRICPAPCEAACTLNIIDQPVTIKSIECAIADRGWREGWIVPQPPEHKTGKRVAIVGSGPAGLACAQQLARAGHSVTVFEKSDRVGGLLRYGIPDFKMEKHLVNRRAVQMEAEGVTFRTSTEVGVDISFASLKENFDAVVLAGGAEDPRQLLIPGAELPGVRLAMEFLTQQNKRNAGDDEVRAAPRGSLVATGKRVVVIGGGDTGSDCVGTSNRQGAASVVQLEIMPRPPEKEDKALTWPHWPMKMRTSSSHEEGVERDWAVLTKRVVGEGDTVTGLECVRVEWREGRMEEVRGSGFTIPADLILLAMGFVGPRKGGLLEQARVALDPRGNVAADTTGYATSEDKVFACGDMRRGQSLVVWAIREGRQTARAVDEALMGSSELPR comes from the coding sequence ATGGGCAAGATCACCGGCTTCCTCGAACACGAGCGCAAGGATCGCGGTTATGCCGATCCGCGCGAACGCGTGCGCCATTACAAGGAGTTCATCGTCCCCCATCCCGAGCCCGACCTGCGCCTGCAGGCGGCCCGGTGCATGGATTGCGGGATCCCGTTTTGCCACACCGGCTGCCCGGTCAACAACCTGATCCCGGACTGGAACCACCTCGTCTACGAGGCCGATTGGAAGGATGCGCTCGACAGCCTCCATTCGACCAACAACTTCCCGGAGTTCACCGGCCGCATCTGCCCCGCCCCGTGCGAGGCGGCGTGCACGCTGAACATCATCGACCAGCCGGTCACCATCAAGTCGATCGAATGCGCCATCGCCGACCGCGGCTGGCGCGAAGGCTGGATCGTTCCCCAGCCTCCCGAGCACAAGACCGGCAAGCGGGTGGCGATCGTCGGCAGCGGCCCCGCGGGCCTTGCCTGCGCACAGCAACTTGCCCGTGCCGGCCACTCGGTAACGGTGTTCGAGAAGAGCGACCGCGTCGGCGGCCTGCTCCGCTACGGCATTCCCGACTTCAAGATGGAGAAGCACCTCGTCAACCGGCGGGCGGTGCAGATGGAAGCCGAAGGGGTGACCTTCCGCACCTCTACCGAGGTCGGCGTCGACATCTCCTTCGCCTCGCTCAAGGAGAATTTCGACGCGGTGGTCCTGGCGGGGGGCGCGGAAGATCCGCGCCAGCTGCTCATTCCCGGGGCCGAGCTACCCGGCGTGCGCCTGGCGATGGAGTTCCTCACCCAGCAGAACAAGCGCAACGCGGGCGACGACGAAGTGCGCGCCGCGCCGCGCGGCAGTCTCGTCGCGACCGGCAAACGGGTGGTGGTGATCGGCGGCGGCGACACCGGATCGGACTGCGTGGGCACCTCCAACCGGCAGGGCGCCGCGAGCGTCGTCCAGCTCGAGATCATGCCCCGCCCGCCGGAGAAGGAGGACAAGGCGCTCACCTGGCCGCACTGGCCGATGAAGATGCGCACATCGTCGAGCCACGAGGAAGGCGTCGAGCGCGATTGGGCGGTGCTGACCAAGCGCGTGGTGGGAGAAGGCGACACGGTCACCGGCCTCGAGTGCGTCCGCGTCGAATGGCGCGAAGGACGGATGGAGGAAGTCAGGGGCAGCGGGTTCACCATCCCTGCGGACCTGATCCTGCTGGCGATGGGATTCGTCGGCCCGCGCAAGGGCGGCCTTCTCGAACAGGCGCGGGTCGCGCTCGATCCGCGCGGCAATGTCGCGGCCGACACGACCGGCTACGCCACCAGCGAAGACAAGGTGTTCGCCTGCGGCGACATGCGCCGCGGCCAGAGCCTTGTGGTATGGGCAATCCGAGAGGGCCGCCAGACCGCGCGGGCGGTAGACGAGGCCCTGATGGGATCGAGCGAGCTGCCGCGCTAG
- a CDS encoding SDR family NAD(P)-dependent oxidoreductase: MPFKPFDLTGKVALVTGGNSGIGLGMAQGLAAAGASVAIWGRNAAKNAAARETLLAEGGAVEALEVDVADEQAVVDAMAETLARLGRIDTCIANAGVGGGAPLTEQTTEEWRRVTTVNLDAVFWTFREAIRHMVERSEKGNAGGSLLVTSSVSAIDGAPRNQAYASSKAGVLAMVRGTAVEFARYGIRANAILPGWIATEMTERLQSWDAFNDKAIGRVPMRRWGEGEDFAGIAVYFASDASRFHTGDSVIIDGGYTIY; encoded by the coding sequence ATGCCCTTCAAACCCTTCGACCTGACCGGCAAGGTCGCGCTCGTCACCGGCGGCAACTCGGGCATCGGCCTCGGCATGGCCCAGGGCCTCGCCGCGGCGGGCGCGTCGGTCGCGATCTGGGGCCGCAACGCCGCCAAGAACGCCGCCGCGCGCGAGACGCTGCTCGCGGAAGGAGGCGCGGTCGAGGCGCTGGAAGTCGATGTGGCGGACGAGCAGGCGGTGGTGGACGCGATGGCCGAAACCCTCGCCCGGCTGGGCCGCATCGACACCTGCATCGCCAACGCGGGGGTCGGCGGCGGGGCGCCGTTGACCGAGCAGACGACCGAAGAGTGGCGACGGGTGACCACGGTTAATCTCGACGCGGTCTTCTGGACGTTTCGCGAAGCGATCCGGCACATGGTCGAACGCTCCGAAAAGGGCAATGCCGGCGGTTCGCTGCTGGTGACGAGCTCGGTTTCCGCCATCGACGGGGCGCCACGCAACCAGGCTTATGCTTCCAGCAAGGCAGGGGTGCTGGCGATGGTGCGCGGAACCGCCGTCGAGTTCGCCCGCTACGGCATCCGCGCCAATGCAATCCTGCCCGGCTGGATCGCGACCGAAATGACCGAGCGCCTGCAATCGTGGGATGCCTTCAACGACAAGGCGATCGGCCGAGTGCCCATGCGCCGCTGGGGCGAAGGCGAGGATTTCGCCGGCATCGCGGTCTATTTCGCCTCCGACG